One segment of Platichthys flesus chromosome 15, fPlaFle2.1, whole genome shotgun sequence DNA contains the following:
- the ska2 gene encoding spindle and kinetochore-associated protein 2 isoform X3 produces MSLQFLKSEADLEYIEKRLKLDFINRTAENGCSAEENPALMLENLRALKAKHTALCSEVKEITAAQKESMDSIKNNLGNVMKLIQHLQQTTDVKVEPLTKSEQDAAENLALALSQTTTEQKFSVPSLLHQGSQ; encoded by the exons ATGTCTTTGCAGTTTCTGAAGTCAGAGGCTGACCTGGAATACATTGAGAAACGGCTGAAGCTGGACTTCATCAACAGAACTGCAGAAAATGGATGTTCTGCTGAG gagaaccCGGCATTGATGCTGGAAAACCTGAGGGCCCTCAAGGCCAAACACACAGCGTTGTGCTCTGAGGTGAAGGAGATCACAGCTGCACAGAAAGAATCCATGGACTCCATCAAAAACAATCTTGGCAATGTCATGAAGCTGATCCAACATTTACAACAGACCACTGATGTGAAG GTTGAGCCACTGACGAAGTCAGAGCAAGATGCAGCAGAGAACCTTGCTTTAGCTTTAAGTCAGACCACTACAGAA cAGAAGTTCAGTGTGCCTTCACTTTTGCACCAAGGTTCTCAGTGA
- the ska2 gene encoding spindle and kinetochore-associated protein 2 isoform X1, translating to METTVDKLEAMFLKSEADLEYIEKRLKLDFINRTAENGCSAEENPALMLENLRALKAKHTALCSEVKEITAAQKESMDSIKNNLGNVMKLIQHLQQTTDVKVEPLTKSEQDAAENLALALSQTTTEQKFSVPSLLHQGSQ from the exons TTTCTGAAGTCAGAGGCTGACCTGGAATACATTGAGAAACGGCTGAAGCTGGACTTCATCAACAGAACTGCAGAAAATGGATGTTCTGCTGAG gagaaccCGGCATTGATGCTGGAAAACCTGAGGGCCCTCAAGGCCAAACACACAGCGTTGTGCTCTGAGGTGAAGGAGATCACAGCTGCACAGAAAGAATCCATGGACTCCATCAAAAACAATCTTGGCAATGTCATGAAGCTGATCCAACATTTACAACAGACCACTGATGTGAAG GTTGAGCCACTGACGAAGTCAGAGCAAGATGCAGCAGAGAACCTTGCTTTAGCTTTAAGTCAGACCACTACAGAA cAGAAGTTCAGTGTGCCTTCACTTTTGCACCAAGGTTCTCAGTGA
- the ska2 gene encoding spindle and kinetochore-associated protein 2 isoform X2, with the protein METTVDKLEAMFLKSEADLEYIEKRLKLDFINRTAENGCSAEENPALMLENLRALKAKHTALCSEVKEITAAQKESMDSIKNNLGNVMKLIQHLQQTTDVKVEPLTKSEQDAAENLALALSQTTTEKFSVPSLLHQGSQ; encoded by the exons TTTCTGAAGTCAGAGGCTGACCTGGAATACATTGAGAAACGGCTGAAGCTGGACTTCATCAACAGAACTGCAGAAAATGGATGTTCTGCTGAG gagaaccCGGCATTGATGCTGGAAAACCTGAGGGCCCTCAAGGCCAAACACACAGCGTTGTGCTCTGAGGTGAAGGAGATCACAGCTGCACAGAAAGAATCCATGGACTCCATCAAAAACAATCTTGGCAATGTCATGAAGCTGATCCAACATTTACAACAGACCACTGATGTGAAG GTTGAGCCACTGACGAAGTCAGAGCAAGATGCAGCAGAGAACCTTGCTTTAGCTTTAAGTCAGACCACTACAGAA AAGTTCAGTGTGCCTTCACTTTTGCACCAAGGTTCTCAGTGA